ttcggccccaggatctggtaatgacctacgtccacttagagtaatattgatataaaatcagaagggcatcaaagaaccagggttcaatgagtttcgccctcttctcaagaacaatacagatttacttggagaattactatttCTTCCTCTGATTCCAAagtgaaaagaaaaaagattccctttcccttgagctatctctttttatttataggctcaaggagggttacaagagattgttacagatattattcccTGAATAATcagatatccagaagattgtatgagataaattcgggattcataaagatcttcccataaatgttgccttgtatgcggaactaccgaccagactggtcgcgggtaagacaggcttgccctgcttctactgtgtctcctggtcgatactctagcagacgcttccaggtatcagccacgtgccAAGAGATTATtttccacgtcaccaatgctaatttattggataacattatttatttcataaaaacaatgtctactacatatgcttttagggcacatttccaacagctCGGACCATAATCCTTTGACTTCATCTAATCATTttttaagctcgcctttagggttttatttacagcctcgacctgcccattagcttgcggatacgccactgaagagaaactcttggttatgccgtatttctcacaaaagtttgtgaagagatcgctatcgaactgattTCCATGGTCGGACACGATGTTCTTCGGGAGCCCAAaacgacatatgatgttcttcacgacAAAAtacaggactctcttcgaggttatggttgcCAAGGCTCGacctcgacccactttgtaaaataatcaatggcaacaactgcatagcgaactcctccttttcttgttggtaatgaaccaatcaagttgattccccatactccaaatggccacagggatgagatcatggttaactcaatggGCGCTGCCCTGGAAATTGTGGCGAAGCATTGGCATTTGTCGTATTTTTGTACGTATGAGGCTGAGTCCTTTTTGAGTGTGGGCCAAAAATAGTCATGTCTCAATATTTTTAGAGCTAAGTTTTTCCCCTAgcatagaagccttcatgtatctCCTGTAGATAGTCTTTGCTTCCTCGGGCAGGACACATCACAGGAGGGGTAGCAaatgccctcgtcgatatagaattccctcaaccataacatacagTGGGGCTTGATATAGCAATTTTCTTGTGTCCCTACAGTCGTATGGTAGTTTATTGGTTATGAGGTATTCTagaatgggggttatccaggtcggtTTTGTGTCAATCACTTCGACCTCAACCTGTTCTTCTGTTATGCTTGGTTGTTCTAAGAACTCCACTGGGACTACGTTTAGTGTATCTGACTCTTCGCTGTTGGCTAGCTGGGCTAAAGCATCAGCGTTGGAATTCTACTCACGAGGGACCTGCTCAATGGTGCAGAACTCAAACTCAGGCAACTCaacctttaaccttagctaggtaagccgccatTTTGATTCCATGAGCTTGAtactgttatgattggttaaatacaaatgataagtgttaaaatacaagcaaggcataaacacttagtagaattcacataatgaagatgtgaatttgagcttcaattgtaggtacttataaaatgcaaatttgggtccaaagtgatacatgagagtatctaagggttcccaaaaagtttggtggcatttagagcaattttgggacctttggaagtgtcaaAAGTTAGAGAGGGTGGTGATACATTGCCACCCAAGAGGCGAGACATCCCCTGAAAGGtagggtttccagaaaccctaaCAGACGATGCATTGCCTGCATATAGGCGATGCGTCACCTGTTGTGTTACATTAAATATCGTAAATGCTCTAAttttcaaaaaagtataatttcaaagtatttaatgtgaatcaacctaatgaaacaacaaaaaatcaaataacattatttgtaaggtaaaacataatatttttgttctaagcattggatgtgtacaatttaatgacacatcttacacaaagaatattatgttttgcaaaatgaagaacaaagtgcatattatctaacaatccaaaatatgggatattgaagatgaaagacatatatgaagaagaaaaatccataaactttgttgcattacaagggaaatcaacatacaacataaatattatctagttacaagttgcttcatcatgatcttaataatcttatgaaaaagattagaagcacataactagaatataaattacaaaataaatgaaatacatacttgaaaatgctcatgaaaaacccaaaatggaagagagaatgatagagaggaaatggtagaaagaagatggtaaccccaaaaattaagcaccccaaaatgaTCTTGAAAATCATtttttatagccaaaatgagattattaaaataatcaatgtaaattaattaaattgattaaattaattaattaaataataatatggaaaataggggtaaattataaggtgtaatgatgattttggggtaaaatgtgtagagaAGTTGGGTAAAAATGTAGCTTTTTTAGACCAAAGTAAAAAGAGACCATTTGcattttatgggctcaagaaaaatAACAGCTATAAAGGTGGCTATTGGAAGTGCTTGACTGGAACAGTTGGGCCGAATTGGGCTAGGCGGATTGGGCTTCTGTGTTGGGCCGAAGGGAAGTTGGCTAGGCGTTGGCTGCTTTGGTGGTGCAGCTGGGAAGGCAGTTCGGCTGGAACAGTTGGGCCGAATGGAGTGCAAAGGGCTGGGCGTGTGGCCTGGAAGGTGCTGGAGTGGACAGCTGGCGGGCCTGGGCCGAACTGAAGGGGCAGTTGGGCCATGTGGGGAAAATGCCAACTTCCCtattcttttccttgaaaatgtcattcatttttttcttcattttactTGCTTTTCAAGAGGaaaaaatgcaacaaattctctacaaaaaataaacataaattaagttaaaactaaatattttcaactataaaataaatcaagttaattctttgaaaatattaattataacttaatttatatttaacatttaagttccacatttgcatctttttactcctaacttaacaatattaatttcaaataattaaactacaacatattataataaaatatctataaaaacataaaaaaatctaaaaaattacattaagactaataaattaaaaattacttaaaaacttaataagttacttaaaaactcaaagactaagcaacaattagtataaaaaatgtggtaaaataactctattttgtagagttatcacacccccaaacttaaagttttgctagtcctcaagcaaaagaaaaattaaaatatacacaatttttttattattattattattggtgatataaaaaggattttctcaaaaatttcacaatgaaaataaatataaaaaattattatgaataaaagttaagcttatgtaattaattaaattgtcaatttcgcttttaaaaagagtttttcattaaaattatttttcacttaaacttataggaaataagagtgttcttgttatgaaaaatgtaatttttgttattaGAAAAATTGACCCCAATTTTTCCCTCTTccatggagaagaagaagaagtcggTCAGGAAACCGGTGACAAGATCAGAGGCTCAAGGTCTGCCTTCAATCCAAAGTGAGAATTCTGGGACTGAGTTTGTTCGTGAAGAGGCTCTTGGTGAGGGCAATGTTCAGGTTCTGGGTAAGAATCTAATAGAGTTAGATTTGGGAGAGATTGCTGATGGTGAAGTTCAGGAAGATGAACTGAATGGAGCTGGGTTTGCTGCTACTAGCTGGGCGGACAAAGTGGAGAATGGAGATTATCAATCTTCGGCCCAAAAACACTGGAATCAATTCAGTTCGGTAAGCTCTCTTTCAGTGAACAGAATTTAGAGTATGTTGAACCACTGGTTAAGGATGGTAAGAGGATTGCCCTAATTGATGAGGATGAAGTGAGAAGCCAGGCGGCTAATTGGAACTCAGCAGTCATATGTATGGTTCTTGGAGCTAACCCTCCAATGCTGTGTTTGAAGGATTTATCAAGAGAGTTTGGGGTCATCTAGGGATTGCTCAAATTACTAGGATGACTATGGGTCTGATAATGGTTAAGTTTAATGATGAGGCTACTAGAAGCCATGTGATGGAGAATGGTTGTCTTCATTTTGACAGAAAACCTGTGATTGTTCAACTGTGGACAACGGATTTAAACGCAATTCGTTTAATCCGTTTAGTTCCTTTGTTGATTAGATTACATGATCTTGGCCTTCAATATTGGGGAAGCAAATGCCTTAGTGCTTTAGTTAGTACTATAGGCAAGCCGATTATGGTGGATAAATTTACCTGAGAGAGAACTCGAGTTCAGTTTGCTAGGATTTTGGTGGAGGTAGAACTTTCAGATAATCCTCCTAGGATTATTCACTATATGAATGAGCAAGGTCAGCTAGTGGAGCAAGGGGTGGATTATGAATGGCTGCTTGTCAAGTGCAAAAACTGTGAAGGCTATGGTCATACCATATCTGATTGCCGCAAGGAGCAAAGGCCACCAGTGGGTCAGAAAGCTTCTCTACCTAAAATTTCTCAAGAGAATGACAGGGGTAAAGACAAACAAGGGCTGCCATCACCTACTGGAATGGCTCAGAAGCAAACTGCGGATGCTGATGTTGGACAGGGGCAGTCTTCAGGCACTACGGAGATACTGGAGGAAACAACTGATGTTGGGGGGCTGACATCAAGAAATAACTGGCAAACTCCTAAGAAACTAGGGTCTCTAAATAAGCAAGGACAAAGAGGTAGTAATAGTAAGAATGTTTACAAAGATGTGGTCCAAGGGAAGAAGCTGATAAATGGATTTGGGGTGCTTCGGGATCATGCAAAGGGGAGTGAAGGAGGCAGGGGTAATTTGCAATCTTCTAATGGATAATTGTAATATCCTTAGCTGGAATATAAGGGGTTTGAATAGCCCGAAGTAACATTCTACCGTGTTAGACATTTGTAGTAAGAATAAAATAAGGATTGGAGCTATTTTAGAGactaaaatgaagggaataagAGTGCAGGAATTAATGATGAATAAATTCAGAAACTGGGACTATTATTCTAGTTCTGTGATAGAGGGAAGAATCTTGATCATATGGAGGAAAGTGTTTGTCAAAGTTAGTGTGATAGAGGAGGATACTTAGTTTGTTCACTGCCTTGTTAGAATGACAGGTCACACACAGTCTTTTAATGTTACTTTTGTTTATGGTCGCAACACTTTGGAGGAGAAGAAGTTCTTATGGCAGGGTTTATCTCAGCTTGTTCGTCCAATACACTCTTGGATGATTTTAGGCGATTTTAATGCTGTGTTCACTGCAAAGGATAGGAATGGGGGAAAGCCAGTTTCTCAGATGGAAATTGTAGACTCTTCTCATTGGATTGCTATGAACCATTTGGAAGATCTTAAGAGTACTGGATCCTTTTTTACGTGGACTAACAATCAAGATGGAATGGCTCAAATTTATTCCAAGATAGACCATGCTTTTATAAATGAGGAATGGTTAGATGGTTTTCCCAATAATTCAGCTGTGTTTAAATGGGAAACTAGTTCAGATCATTGTTCCTGCACCATATCTGTTATGCCAGTAGAGAATTTGGGTGTTAAACCTTTTCGGTTCTACAATTTTTGGACTGAGCATGTTAATTTTAAGCAGCTGGTATTAGACAGTTGGAGGCAACCGATGAAGGGTACAGGTTTGAAAACTATCTTTTTGAAGACGATGAGGCTAAAGCATAAACTAAAGAGTTTCAACGTGGACCATATTGGAGATATAGGGGTTCAGTTTCAAAAAGCTAAGGACCAATTTCAGGATGCTTtgtatcatgctcaacatcatcCTAGAAACCTTGTATTTCAAGACAATGTGAAGATTGCAGCTGAAAATTTCAGAGTCCAAGAGAAAAGATATCACAGTTTTTTAGCTCAAAGGAGTAAGATAAGTTGGCTGAAACAAGGTGATATGAATACTGCTTTCTTTTTTGCTTGTTTGAAGAAGCGTAAAGAGGATAATAGAATAGCCACTTTCATAAATGAGCAAGGAAGGGTGGTGGATAACTACTCTGAAGTTGTGTTTCGTTTTATGAATCATTTTAAAGGTATAATGGGGAGTCCCAGTTCGGCTTCCAAGGGTTTAAATAGTCAGATTGTAGATATGGGATTAAAACTGTCATTAGACCAGCAACTTCTGTTATTGAAACCGTTCACGCATAAGGAAATTTGAGATGGCATGTTCAGTATTTCTAGCATCAAAACTCCAGGTCCGGATGGTTATGGTTCAGCTTTCTTTAAGGTGATGTGGCAAGACATAGGTGATGAAATTTGTAGAGCTATACTGCAATTTTTTGAGACAGGTTTTATTCCAGAAGAATTACTGAATACCTCTTTGTCTTTGATACCTAAAGTTGACACCCCTAGTCAGGCAGTGGATTTCAGACCTATAGCATGTTGCTCAACATTGTATAAATGTGTTTCAAAGCTACTATGTTCTCGTTTAGCCAAAGTCCTCCCTGTGTTAGTTCATCCTAATCAGGGAGCTTTTATACAAGGTAGATCTATAGTCCACAATGTTCTAATTTGTCAAGATATTATCAAGAATTACAGAAGATCGTCCATATCACCAAGGTGTGCAATTAAAATTGACATAAGCAAAGCTTATGATACAATAGATTGGAGGTTTGTTGAGGAACTCCTAAAGGCTTTATGTTTCCCATCTAGATTTATTGGCTGGATTATGACTTGTCTGTGCAAAACTTCTTATTCATTAATCTTGAATGGAAGGGTCCAGGGCAGGTTTAAAGGTGAGAAGGGTCTTTGGCAAGGGGATCCAATTTCCCCTCTGTTATTTGTCCTAGTTATGGAGTATCTAACCAGAAGCCTCCATTTAGCTGCTCAAAACTCAGCTTTCAGATATCATCCTTTGTGTAAGAATCTTAAACTCATAAGCTTATGTTTTGCTGATGACTTATTGATTTTTTGCAAAGGGACTCTATCGTCAGTCAAAATCGTTAAGAGTGTGGTTGGGGAGTTTAGTTATGTGATAGGGCTTCAAATTAATGAGAGCAAATCTCAGGTTTTCTATGGTGGAGTTTCAGCTGTTGACAGAGTGCAATTATCTGCTGAACTGAAGCTGTCTGAGGGAGTTTTTCCTCTGAAATACCTTGGTGTCCCTATGAGACCTACCAAATGGAAGCATGAAGATTGTGATGtcattattcaaaaaataaaaatgagattacACACTTGGGCAAGTAGACACCTGTCATTTGCTGGTAGAATGCAACTGATACATTCAGTTCTTTTTGGTCTGAGGAACTATTGGATAAGCATTTTTATTCTTCCTCAAAGCATAATCAAGGAAATTGAGAGGCTTTGTCGTGGTTTTCTTTGGGGTCTTAATGGAAATCGATGCAAGATTCATATGGCATCTTGGGAAAAAGTTTGTCTGCCTAAGGCTTATGGGGGGCTCGGCTTCAGAAATGGTCAGAGATGGAATCATGCAATTTTGGCTAAGTATATTTGGGCAATCTCTGAAAAGCATGATGTGTTGTGGGTGAAATGGATAAACTCAATTTATCTAAAAGACTCTGATTTCTGGTCCTATAGGTTGCCTCCGGATaccagctggtattggaggaaattaTGCAATCTCAGAGGCAAATTCAGTAAGGAGGATGTTAATGCTGCTGGTTTAAATGGGAAGTTCTGCTCTGCCAAACTTTATATTAATTCCCTGAATCATGTTCAGGTTGGATACTACAAAGCAGTTTGGTGTAGATTATCTTTGCCTAAGCATAGATTTCTGTTATGGCAGGTTATCAATTCTCAGTTGCTCACTTATGATAACATGCTTCGGTTCAGAGTGCCTCTTGACTCTTTAATGTGCCCAGTTTGTGGTGATTATGAAGAGAGCCACTCCCATTTGTTTTTTGCTTGTACTCTGTCAATACAGGTGCTGGAGCAACTCTTTGAGTGGATGGGCATCAGTACTTGGCCTTATGAATTTGATAGATGGAGAGATTGGCTTTCTAGCAGAAACAATGGATTCTTGTCTCATATCTATATCATGATGTTAGCTGCTATAGTGTACAGTTTGGAGGAATCGCAATGGCTGTGTTTTTGATCATTACTCTCGATCTGCTACTAGTTTAGCTTCTGAAGTTAAACTTCTAATGCATCATAGGCTTAACAATATTAGTAAAAAGAAACTTTCTGCCCAGGAAAAAAG
The genomic region above belongs to Humulus lupulus chromosome 1, drHumLupu1.1, whole genome shotgun sequence and contains:
- the LOC133822879 gene encoding uncharacterized protein LOC133822879, encoding MTGHTQSFNVTFVYGRNTLEEKKFLWQGLSQLVRPIHSWMILGDFNAVFTAKDRNGGKPVSQMEIVDSSHWIAMNHLEDLKSTGSFFTWTNNQDGMAQIYSKIDHAFINEEWLDGFPNNSAVFKWETSSDHCSCTISVMPVENLGVKPFRFYNFWTEHVNFKQLVLDSWRQPMKGTGLKTIFLKTMRLKHKLKSFNVDHIGDIGVQFQKAKDQFQDALYHAQHHPRNLVFQDNVKIAAENFRVQEKRYHSFLAQRSKISWLKQGDMNTAFFFACLKKRKEDNRIATFINEQGRVVDNYSEVVFRFMNHFKGIMGSPSSASKGLNSQIVDMGLKLSLDQQLLLLKPFTHKEI